The Budorcas taxicolor isolate Tak-1 chromosome 18, Takin1.1, whole genome shotgun sequence genome window below encodes:
- the LOC128063972 gene encoding seminal plasma protein BSP-30 kDa-like, whose product MAPRLGLFLIWAGAPVFLQLHPVTGDEPPPDVYDLPETPTTTLSYTIAGAQVEKPHEDNSPPCAFPFTYRRKMYYKCTSVNSEREWCSLDEDYVGRWKICSDGDRPKCHFPFIYRDKRYFRCTTEGSAYGLAWCSLTEYFEREYAWQYCDW is encoded by the exons ATGGCACCGCGTCTGGGGCTCTTTCTGATTTGGGCTGGTGCGCCTGTGTTTCTACAACTGCACCCTGTGACtggag ATGAGCCGCCGCCGGATGTGTACGACCTTCCCGAAACGCCCACTACAACTTTGTCTTACACCATTGCTGGTGCTCAAG TGGAGAAGCCGCATGAGGACAACA GTCCTCCATGTGCTTTCCCATTCACCTATAGACGCAAAATGTATTATAAGTGCACGTCGGTGAATTCCGAAAGAGAATGGTGCTCTCTTGATGAAGATTATGTAGGAAGATGGAAAATCTGTAGTGATGGAG ACCGTCCCAAATGTCATTTCCCCTTTATATATCGCGATAAACGATATTTCCGTTGCACAACAGAAGGGAGTGCTTATGGTTTAGCTTGGTGTTCACTCACTGAATACTTTGAGCGAGAATATGCTTGGCAGTACTGcgactggtaa